From a single Paenibacillus sp. FSL R5-0345 genomic region:
- a CDS encoding MazG nucleotide pyrophosphohydrolase domain-containing protein, with translation MEINEVQKWIKSFYGQRGWADYGPFIRVGFLMEETGEVARAVRSYEIGRDRPDESTPPPEQLRNDLIEEIGDVLGNIALLADLYGITLEEVFTAHKEKLVKRFNS, from the coding sequence ATGGAGATCAATGAAGTGCAGAAATGGATAAAAAGCTTTTATGGGCAAAGAGGCTGGGCCGATTACGGACCTTTTATAAGGGTTGGATTTCTTATGGAAGAAACCGGTGAGGTTGCACGGGCAGTACGGTCCTATGAAATCGGAAGAGATCGTCCAGATGAATCTACCCCTCCACCAGAGCAACTGAGAAACGACTTGATTGAGGAAATCGGAGATGTGCTAGGAAATATCGCATTGTTAGCCGATTTGTATGGCATCACTTTAGAAGAGGTATTTACTGCGCATAAAGAAAAATTAGTGAAACGATTTAATTCCTAA
- a CDS encoding TIGR00730 family Rossman fold protein, with amino-acid sequence MKSICVFAGSNLGVHEEYKDKAVELGNYMAMNNYRLIYGGSRIGLMGEVANAVLKGGGEVIGVMPRGLFNGEMVHRELTQLIEVEDMHGRKAKMGELADGFIALPGGFGTYEELFEVLCWSQIGIHKKPVGVLNIRHYFDPLMNLIQHSINEGFSNASHLSLLNLSDEPQELLTLLEGYIPQTLEQKWKQLN; translated from the coding sequence TTGAAATCAATTTGCGTTTTTGCAGGGTCGAATTTAGGGGTACATGAGGAATATAAGGATAAAGCTGTTGAACTTGGAAACTACATGGCGATGAATAATTATCGCTTAATTTACGGGGGGTCCAGAATCGGATTAATGGGTGAAGTCGCCAATGCTGTGTTGAAAGGTGGAGGTGAGGTGATCGGGGTTATGCCTAGGGGGTTGTTTAATGGAGAGATGGTACATAGAGAATTAACGCAGTTGATAGAAGTAGAAGATATGCATGGACGTAAAGCAAAAATGGGAGAATTGGCGGATGGTTTTATTGCATTACCCGGTGGTTTTGGGACGTATGAAGAGCTGTTTGAGGTTTTGTGCTGGTCACAAATTGGTATCCATAAGAAACCGGTGGGTGTTCTAAATATCAGGCATTACTTTGACCCTCTGATGAATTTAATTCAACATAGCATTAACGAGGGATTCTCTAATGCTTCACATCTCAGTCTGCTAAACCTATCAGATGAGCCGCAGGAGCTCTTAACGTTACTGGAGGGTTATATTCCCCAGACGTTAGAACAAAAGTGGAAACAGCTTAACTAG
- a CDS encoding GTP pyrophosphokinase, translating into MTPENQIEQFKKLKHEVTRFMLIYKFALDEMETKIEILKQEFQSLHDYSPIEHTKSRIKSPESIMNKMLRKNGELSLNSVRNCIKDIAGLRITCSFISDIYHVSEMLQKQDDLTVLEVKDYIKNPKPNGYQSLHLLIQVPVFMSDRQELVCVEVQIRTIAMDFWASLEHKIFYKYNKSVPESMTRELKNAADAAHALDLQMERLHRDIKEIKDDDEDDLSSFEEELRRIVVHNKQFTLPANFIKLLDGK; encoded by the coding sequence ATGACCCCCGAGAATCAAATCGAACAATTTAAAAAGCTAAAGCACGAGGTTACCCGTTTTATGTTGATTTATAAATTTGCATTGGATGAGATGGAGACGAAGATTGAGATCCTGAAACAGGAGTTTCAATCACTTCATGATTACAGCCCGATTGAACATACCAAATCGCGGATCAAGTCTCCAGAGAGTATTATGAACAAAATGCTGCGCAAAAATGGCGAATTATCACTGAACTCAGTGCGAAATTGTATTAAAGACATTGCTGGTTTGCGGATTACCTGTTCTTTTATCTCAGATATTTATCATGTTAGTGAAATGCTTCAAAAGCAGGACGACTTAACGGTTCTTGAAGTGAAGGATTATATTAAGAATCCCAAGCCTAACGGATATCAAAGTTTGCATTTGCTGATTCAGGTACCGGTATTTATGTCAGATCGTCAGGAGCTAGTGTGCGTTGAGGTACAAATTCGTACCATTGCTATGGATTTCTGGGCAAGTCTCGAACATAAAATCTTCTATAAATATAATAAATCGGTACCTGAGAGTATGACACGTGAGCTGAAAAATGCTGCGGATGCCGCTCATGCCCTTGATCTACAAATGGAGCGTCTGCACCGAGATATAAAGGAAATCAAAGACGATGATGAAGATGATCTTAGCTCCTTCGAGGAGGAGCTTCGCCGTATAGTGGTTCATAATAAGCAATTCACACTTCCAGCTAACTTTATTAAATTGCTTGACGGCAAATAA
- a CDS encoding glycoside hydrolase family 9 protein, which yields MSERTLRTITVNQIGYPVDGEKIAVFSGSGHDFRIVNVDSGDVVFEGVSGAERFDEASGVTVHTGDFSEVSATGRYRIEQGEGIASASFIISDKPYHELQQGLLKAFYYYRCGVELTEEYAGDWKHKACHTAEGIVYGETERRLDCSGGWHDAGDYGKYSGPGAKAIADLLLAYVLYPSAFVSAIPIPESGGITPDVLLECKVELDWLFKMQDYRTGGVYHKLTTLSFPDLDVMPEADTADLYFSPVSATATGDFAGVMAMAARIYEPFDSAYAKKCLDAATLAWEWLVQHPDAPGFINPPEISTGEYGDGNDKDERYWAAAELYRTTGKEEYHQAVLQLVQLSFSKYSLGWANMGGYGTLAYLLNGEDLADRALYASLREGLLAEAERLAEVSRKDGFRISLKEEDYIWGSNMLVMNNAMLLLAAEYFSGDSSFADCALDHLHYLMGRNVLDISYVTGYGDRPVKHPHHRPSVGDHVADPVPGLVSGGPDRGLHDEYVVEHLQGKPAAQCFVDHELSYSTNEVTIYWNSPAVFVTARFNQ from the coding sequence ATGAGCGAGCGTACACTCCGAACCATTACTGTTAATCAAATTGGATATCCGGTGGATGGAGAAAAGATTGCGGTATTTTCTGGTTCTGGACATGACTTTAGGATCGTTAATGTGGACAGTGGTGATGTAGTATTCGAAGGGGTATCGGGTGCAGAACGGTTTGATGAGGCAAGCGGAGTAACTGTACATACAGGTGATTTTTCTGAGGTTAGTGCTACAGGTAGATACCGGATTGAGCAGGGTGAGGGGATAGCTTCGGCATCATTTATAATCTCAGATAAACCTTATCACGAGCTTCAACAGGGCTTGTTGAAGGCCTTTTATTATTATCGTTGCGGGGTTGAGTTGACTGAAGAGTATGCTGGAGATTGGAAGCATAAGGCATGTCATACAGCAGAGGGAATTGTATATGGTGAAACGGAGCGTCGGCTAGATTGTTCTGGAGGCTGGCATGATGCAGGTGATTATGGTAAATATAGTGGACCTGGAGCCAAGGCCATCGCTGATCTATTACTAGCCTATGTGTTATATCCATCTGCTTTTGTAAGCGCTATCCCGATTCCTGAAAGTGGGGGGATAACTCCAGATGTTCTGCTGGAATGCAAAGTGGAGCTGGATTGGTTATTCAAAATGCAAGACTATAGAACAGGTGGAGTGTATCATAAACTGACTACGCTGAGCTTTCCAGATTTGGATGTGATGCCAGAGGCTGATACAGCAGATCTATATTTCTCACCGGTGTCAGCAACCGCCACTGGAGATTTTGCTGGAGTCATGGCCATGGCAGCGCGGATATATGAGCCCTTTGACTCAGCTTATGCGAAGAAATGTCTGGATGCCGCAACACTAGCTTGGGAATGGCTTGTTCAACACCCAGATGCGCCAGGGTTTATAAATCCGCCAGAAATTAGCACCGGTGAATATGGAGATGGGAACGACAAGGATGAGCGGTATTGGGCAGCTGCGGAGCTCTATCGTACGACGGGGAAAGAAGAATACCATCAAGCTGTTCTGCAACTGGTGCAGTTGTCTTTTTCAAAATACAGTCTAGGATGGGCAAATATGGGGGGATACGGCACACTTGCATATCTCTTAAATGGTGAAGATCTAGCAGACCGTGCTTTGTATGCTTCCTTAAGAGAAGGACTTCTGGCTGAAGCGGAACGTTTAGCAGAAGTGAGTCGTAAGGATGGTTTTAGAATCTCCTTGAAAGAGGAGGATTACATTTGGGGAAGTAACATGCTCGTAATGAATAACGCAATGCTGCTGCTTGCAGCTGAATATTTTAGTGGTGATTCGAGTTTTGCGGACTGTGCGCTAGATCATTTACACTATCTGATGGGGCGTAATGTACTTGATATCAGTTATGTTACCGGATATGGCGATCGTCCTGTGAAACATCCTCACCATCGTCCATCTGTTGGTGATCATGTGGCTGATCCAGTCCCGGGTCTAGTGTCTGGGGGGCCAGATCGTGGGCTCCATGATGAATATGTAGTAGAACATCTGCAAGGCAAACCAGCCGCTCAGTGTTTTGTAGATCACGAACTTAGCTACTCTACGAATGAAGTAACGATCTATTGGAATTCACCGGCAGTGTTCGTTACAGCTCGATTTAATCAATAA
- a CDS encoding ABC transporter ATP-binding protein: MGRIFEIQGIAKLNWKSSEQASKYLFSDISAEITESDRIALIGASGQGKSTLLRIMALLDAPDEGDMLVNGTSFKSMDSRLWRMKVGFVAQQAVMLPGSMEDNLRTVSKLHDRPYDLKLVQRLLEQLGLDQLDLSKKAADCSGGEKQRISLIRSLLLRPNVLLLDEITASLDIDSTQRVEDLLVQWHKEEGTSMIWVTHDLKQASRISTTTWFMGNGKLEQHLSESFFAESAEALAKRFIRPLEGASLL; the protein is encoded by the coding sequence TTGGGCCGTATTTTTGAAATTCAAGGAATTGCAAAACTGAACTGGAAAAGCAGCGAACAGGCTTCGAAATATCTATTCTCGGACATCTCCGCAGAAATAACTGAATCGGACCGGATCGCTTTGATCGGCGCCTCAGGTCAAGGTAAAAGCACACTGCTTAGAATAATGGCTCTGTTGGATGCTCCGGATGAAGGGGATATGCTTGTTAATGGCACTTCATTCAAAAGCATGGATTCAAGGCTGTGGAGAATGAAAGTAGGGTTTGTGGCTCAACAAGCGGTTATGTTGCCTGGCAGTATGGAGGATAACCTAAGAACCGTCAGTAAGCTGCATGACAGACCGTATGACCTTAAACTAGTACAGCGACTATTGGAGCAGCTAGGGCTGGATCAATTGGATTTAAGTAAAAAAGCGGCAGATTGCTCTGGCGGTGAGAAGCAGCGGATTTCCCTAATTCGGTCATTGTTGCTGCGACCTAATGTTCTATTACTCGATGAAATCACAGCATCACTAGACATTGACAGTACTCAAAGGGTTGAGGATCTGCTAGTTCAGTGGCATAAAGAAGAAGGAACTTCAATGATATGGGTGACTCATGACCTTAAACAGGCTAGCCGAATAAGCACTACCACATGGTTTATGGGGAATGGTAAGCTAGAACAACACTTGAGTGAATCTTTTTTTGCTGAATCTGCGGAAGCTTTGGCCAAAAGGTTTATTCGACCGTTAGAAGGAGCGTCATTATTATGA
- a CDS encoding ABC transporter permease, whose translation MSYTALSFTLLFVLGTMLVSVWQKLGQEKDIIVGTIRSAIQLLAVGYVLQFIFKTDQMIYVILIIIFMISVAAWNAAKRGKGLRGLVWRIGLAIASMELLMMGILLGLHIIEATPQYIIPISGMTIGSAMVVSGLFINHIKHEIQQSKGEIETLLSLGATVPQAIHEVRKRSVKFSMIPTIDGMKTVGLVQLPGMMTGMIIAGADPVIAVRYQILIVFSFTASAAITSILLSVMSYRLFFTPDLRLKQTVEL comes from the coding sequence ATGAGTTATACTGCACTGAGTTTTACGCTTCTGTTTGTATTAGGAACGATGTTAGTCTCAGTATGGCAAAAGCTCGGACAGGAAAAAGATATTATTGTAGGCACTATAAGGTCGGCGATTCAATTGCTAGCGGTCGGATATGTGCTGCAATTTATTTTTAAAACCGATCAGATGATCTACGTCATTTTGATTATAATCTTCATGATAAGTGTTGCCGCATGGAATGCAGCGAAAAGAGGGAAGGGACTACGTGGATTAGTCTGGAGAATTGGACTTGCGATCGCCTCTATGGAACTTCTCATGATGGGCATTCTGCTTGGCTTACATATTATTGAGGCGACTCCACAATATATCATTCCGATTAGTGGCATGACCATTGGCAGCGCCATGGTTGTCTCGGGGTTGTTCATTAACCACATCAAGCACGAAATACAGCAGAGCAAAGGGGAAATCGAGACCCTGCTGTCACTCGGTGCAACGGTTCCACAGGCGATCCATGAAGTTAGAAAAAGATCTGTGAAATTCAGTATGATCCCAACCATCGACGGAATGAAGACAGTAGGCTTAGTCCAGCTTCCAGGGATGATGACGGGTATGATTATTGCAGGTGCTGATCCAGTAATCGCAGTCCGCTACCAGATTCTGATTGTGTTCTCATTCACCGCTTCTGCGGCCATAACAAGTATACTGCTTAGTGTAATGAGCTACCGGCTCTTTTTCACACCGGACCTACGGCTTAAGCAAACGGTAGAACTATAA
- a CDS encoding excalibur calcium-binding domain-containing protein: MSTVNAESKAKTYKNCTELNKDYKGGVALSSSTKNKGGKTKYKPYVSKELYNANKKSDRDNDGIACEK; this comes from the coding sequence ATGAGCACGGTAAACGCTGAATCCAAAGCCAAAACTTACAAGAACTGCACAGAATTAAATAAAGATTACAAAGGCGGTGTTGCTCTTTCCAGTTCAACTAAGAACAAGGGCGGCAAAACAAAATATAAACCCTATGTATCCAAAGAGCTCTATAATGCCAACAAAAAAAGCGACCGTGACAATGACGGAATCGCTTGTGAGAAATAA
- a CDS encoding alpha/beta hydrolase encodes MKSIHTKIVLALCITLFTMMGMQSMNQLSTVAAADHKSSSKQTPLTFVLIHGSWATAGFWDETTAELRKLGHTVYTPEYAGHGADKNNNVTHEQITKSVVDYIKQKDLKNFILLGHSFGGSVIQTVSQQVPDRIKRIVFFDAFAPLDGQSVADQFPADTLKAFEQLKDASGNNTITLPFPLFRDTFVNTASLAQAQAFYKQAPPEPATPLFEKLDLKKFYSLQIPKSYLYLTEDTAIPQGPYGFHPTQSSHLGVFRFIEGKGDHMTTVRTEPKMMAELMVKAGRD; translated from the coding sequence ATGAAATCGATTCACACTAAAATAGTTTTAGCGTTATGTATTACGCTTTTCACCATGATGGGCATGCAATCTATGAATCAACTCTCCACTGTTGCAGCCGCTGACCACAAATCCTCTTCCAAACAGACTCCATTAACCTTTGTTCTGATCCATGGATCTTGGGCTACAGCAGGCTTTTGGGATGAAACTACAGCCGAGCTCCGCAAATTAGGGCACACCGTCTACACGCCGGAATATGCCGGACACGGTGCGGATAAGAATAATAACGTAACGCATGAGCAAATCACAAAGTCCGTTGTCGACTATATCAAACAAAAAGACTTGAAGAATTTTATTCTCCTTGGACATAGCTTTGGAGGGTCAGTCATCCAAACAGTTTCCCAGCAAGTCCCTGATCGGATCAAACGGATCGTGTTCTTCGATGCCTTCGCGCCGCTAGACGGACAAAGTGTGGCGGATCAGTTTCCGGCAGATACGCTTAAAGCCTTTGAACAGCTTAAAGACGCATCCGGCAATAACACCATCACACTCCCTTTCCCGCTCTTCCGGGATACATTCGTCAACACTGCAAGTCTTGCGCAAGCACAAGCCTTTTATAAACAAGCACCACCTGAACCGGCTACCCCACTATTCGAAAAGCTAGATCTCAAGAAATTCTACAGTCTCCAAATCCCTAAAAGTTATCTTTATCTGACGGAAGACACGGCTATCCCACAAGGTCCATATGGATTTCATCCAACTCAGTCCAGTCATTTAGGCGTCTTTCGCTTCATAGAGGGTAAAGGAGATCATATGACCACTGTCAGAACCGAGCCAAAAATGATGGCGGAATTAATGGTCAAGGCGGGAAGAGACTAG
- a CDS encoding acrylyl-CoA reductase family protein, producing the protein MTESFQALVVDKTESSFSVAVKPVTLEELPAGEVVIKVAYSSVNYKDGLASIPNGKILRSYPFIPGIDLSGIVVSSTDERFHEGQQVIATGYGIGVSHFGGYSEYACIPAAWITPLPEGLTLREAMIYGTAGLTAGLSIQALEDNGIVPDKGKVLVTGATGGVGGSAIAMLSTKGYSVVASTGNAEANDYLKGLGAEEVISREEVTGSSTKPLEKQQWQAAVDSVGGNSLAAILSKISYRGSVAASGLTGGTSVPTTVLPFILRGVNLLGIDSVECPASLREKVWTRMATDLKPAQLENLVDREVTLNELPQALNDILQGNTRGRVLVRIS; encoded by the coding sequence ATGACAGAATCATTTCAAGCACTGGTTGTCGACAAAACAGAATCATCATTCTCCGTCGCTGTTAAGCCGGTTACCTTAGAAGAACTACCCGCAGGAGAAGTTGTAATTAAGGTTGCATACTCCAGTGTGAACTATAAAGACGGACTAGCCAGTATCCCAAACGGAAAGATTTTAAGATCCTACCCTTTTATTCCTGGCATCGACTTATCCGGTATTGTGGTGTCTTCCACAGACGAGCGGTTTCATGAAGGTCAGCAAGTCATTGCGACAGGGTATGGTATTGGCGTGTCTCACTTTGGAGGATATAGCGAATACGCATGTATTCCTGCTGCTTGGATCACCCCGCTCCCGGAAGGACTTACACTAAGAGAAGCTATGATCTATGGTACCGCTGGACTGACGGCTGGCTTGTCCATTCAAGCACTGGAGGACAACGGCATAGTACCAGACAAAGGTAAAGTCCTCGTAACTGGAGCGACCGGCGGTGTAGGTGGATCTGCTATCGCTATGCTTAGCACAAAGGGCTATAGCGTTGTGGCCAGTACTGGTAATGCCGAAGCTAACGATTATCTAAAAGGTCTTGGTGCGGAAGAAGTCATTTCACGCGAAGAGGTTACTGGCAGTTCGACCAAGCCTTTAGAGAAACAGCAATGGCAGGCTGCTGTAGATTCCGTTGGGGGTAACTCACTTGCCGCGATTTTGAGTAAAATCTCCTACAGAGGTTCTGTTGCAGCAAGCGGCTTGACCGGCGGCACTTCTGTTCCGACTACTGTCCTTCCGTTTATTCTTCGGGGAGTTAATCTGCTAGGCATTGATTCCGTAGAGTGCCCTGCTTCGCTTCGTGAAAAGGTGTGGACACGGATGGCAACTGATCTGAAGCCTGCACAGCTTGAGAACCTTGTAGATCGTGAAGTAACCTTAAATGAATTGCCGCAGGCATTGAATGATATTCTGCAAGGAAACACACGAGGAAGAGTGCTTGTCCGTATTTCTTAA
- a CDS encoding NAD-dependent malic enzyme: MAIATTMIVRLEIRKSVASFGDVASGIATAGGDIVAIDVIRAGKDVTTRDITINVQDAANGEIMSILSKMPGVKVINVSDRTFLAHLGGKIEITPKMPIKNREDLSLVYTPGVARVCTAIAEDPNKAYSLTMKRNTVAVVTDGTAVLGLGDIGPEAAMPVMEGKAMLFKQLANIDAFPLCLNTKDPDEIINIVKAVSPGFGGINLEDISSPRCFEIERRLAEELDIPVFHDDQHGTSVVVLAGLLNALKVVDKSIGDVRIVVVGIGAAGVSICNMLLAAGARKIYAVDREGVLRKDLQYDNQEWRKLADATNPEGIEGGLMEVMQGADVFIGVSRGGILSVDHLKSMASDNIVFAMANPTPEIEPELAEPFVRVLATGRSDYPNQINNVLCFPGIFRGALDCRAKTVNLEMKLAAAKAIASVVHPDEVNEQYVIPSIFNEKVVELVRLAVIHAAIATDVARRIPKDIAKDLE, translated from the coding sequence ATGGCGATTGCAACAACGATGATTGTAAGGCTCGAAATTCGGAAATCGGTTGCTTCTTTTGGTGATGTTGCTTCAGGAATTGCCACTGCTGGCGGAGATATCGTTGCGATTGACGTGATTCGTGCAGGTAAGGACGTAACAACTCGAGATATAACAATAAACGTGCAAGATGCCGCGAATGGAGAAATCATGTCTATACTATCGAAGATGCCAGGGGTCAAAGTAATCAACGTGTCAGATCGAACATTTTTAGCTCATCTAGGCGGGAAGATTGAAATCACACCTAAAATGCCTATCAAGAATCGTGAGGATTTATCGCTGGTGTATACGCCGGGAGTTGCCCGAGTGTGTACGGCAATTGCTGAAGATCCGAACAAAGCCTATTCATTGACGATGAAGCGGAATACTGTAGCTGTAGTTACGGACGGTACGGCTGTGCTTGGACTAGGAGATATTGGTCCGGAAGCGGCTATGCCTGTTATGGAAGGTAAGGCTATGCTGTTTAAACAATTGGCGAACATCGATGCCTTTCCACTATGCTTAAATACCAAAGATCCAGATGAAATTATTAATATTGTAAAAGCAGTATCTCCTGGATTTGGGGGAATAAACTTAGAGGATATCAGTTCTCCGCGTTGTTTCGAGATTGAACGTCGGCTTGCTGAAGAGCTAGATATTCCGGTATTTCATGATGACCAGCATGGTACATCTGTAGTAGTTTTGGCAGGTCTTCTGAATGCTCTTAAAGTAGTAGATAAATCTATTGGAGATGTTCGAATTGTAGTTGTGGGGATAGGTGCAGCAGGGGTATCCATCTGTAATATGCTTCTGGCAGCAGGAGCACGTAAGATCTATGCGGTAGATCGTGAAGGTGTTCTTAGAAAAGATCTTCAGTACGATAATCAGGAATGGCGGAAGCTTGCTGACGCAACGAACCCGGAAGGCATTGAAGGTGGACTGATGGAGGTTATGCAGGGAGCCGATGTCTTTATTGGGGTGTCACGCGGCGGGATTCTATCCGTCGATCATCTCAAGAGCATGGCCAGCGATAACATTGTGTTTGCAATGGCGAATCCGACACCGGAGATTGAACCAGAATTGGCTGAGCCTTTTGTTCGTGTATTAGCGACAGGTAGAAGTGACTATCCGAATCAGATTAACAATGTGCTGTGTTTTCCTGGGATCTTCCGTGGTGCACTGGATTGCAGAGCAAAAACAGTGAATCTTGAAATGAAGCTGGCCGCGGCAAAAGCGATTGCTTCCGTCGTCCATCCGGATGAAGTTAATGAGCAATACGTAATCCCGAGTATTTTTAACGAAAAAGTAGTAGAGCTTGTGCGTTTGGCAGTGATCCACGCAGCTATCGCAACAGATGTTGCCCGCCGGATTCCTAAGGATATTGCTAAGGATTTGGAATAA
- a CDS encoding sensor histidine kinase has protein sequence MVITFSYVIFIDKGELYTYLHHDIVGNIINIIAVQALLFFIFHLSFKRVKKQQLYYEQLQQSERLKMVGQLTAAVAHEIRNPVTVVRGFLQLFKEDTSFDDPMKGKFNLMIDELNTVEQIISQFLTLSKPNGDQRLEKVDVKEVLQSVTGLLHSYAMLSDNQIDIKVEEDCFISINKIEFKQLLINIIKNALEASDVGKSVSVTANRNNHFIEITIMDEGSGMSEVEIKSLGTPFYSLKSNGTGLGLMICFNIVEKYDGEIFYNSSKGKGTTVTIRFLATNDQ, from the coding sequence ATGGTAATCACTTTTAGTTACGTCATTTTTATTGATAAAGGTGAATTATATACTTATTTACATCATGATATTGTAGGCAACATTATTAATATAATAGCTGTTCAAGCGTTGTTATTTTTCATTTTCCATTTATCATTTAAGCGGGTGAAGAAGCAGCAACTGTATTATGAACAATTACAGCAATCCGAGCGGTTAAAGATGGTAGGACAATTAACAGCTGCTGTTGCGCATGAAATTAGAAATCCAGTAACAGTGGTCAGAGGCTTTTTGCAATTGTTTAAAGAGGACACTTCATTTGATGATCCTATGAAAGGTAAGTTCAACTTGATGATTGATGAATTAAACACAGTAGAACAGATAATCTCTCAATTTCTAACCCTTTCAAAACCAAATGGAGATCAAAGACTAGAGAAAGTAGATGTGAAGGAAGTTCTTCAAAGTGTAACAGGTCTGCTTCATTCCTATGCCATGCTGTCTGATAATCAAATCGATATAAAGGTAGAGGAAGATTGCTTTATTTCTATTAATAAAATAGAGTTTAAGCAGTTACTCATTAATATTATAAAAAATGCACTAGAAGCCTCAGATGTTGGGAAATCCGTCTCAGTCACAGCAAATAGAAATAATCATTTTATCGAGATAACGATCATGGATGAAGGCAGTGGAATGTCCGAAGTAGAGATTAAGTCGCTCGGCACACCTTTTTATTCATTAAAAAGTAATGGAACGGGTTTAGGGTTAATGATTTGCTTTAATATTGTAGAAAAATATGATGGGGAAATCTTTTATAATAGCTCTAAAGGTAAGGGGACTACCGTTACTATTCGCTTTTTAGCTACGAATGATCAATAA
- a CDS encoding ATP-binding protein, whose translation MRRIHIMGASGVGTSTLGQQLAKVLPHIQLDSDDYFWEHKFTKQREINDRLTRIKQDLAHKEPWILSGAVCGWGDGLRPYFDLVIFLWLPQEIRLNRLRVREYERYGDEILPGGNKYEANQTFMEWAALYDTAGVEVRSKELHEEWMSALKCPILRIEGDLTPQERVEVVLNYLKFMESGGTHDD comes from the coding sequence ATGCGAAGAATTCACATCATGGGTGCATCTGGAGTAGGAACTAGCACATTAGGTCAGCAATTAGCCAAGGTGTTACCTCATATTCAGTTGGATAGTGATGACTATTTCTGGGAGCATAAGTTCACTAAACAGCGCGAAATCAACGATAGATTAACTAGAATTAAGCAGGATTTAGCCCATAAGGAGCCATGGATTCTGAGCGGTGCAGTTTGCGGCTGGGGGGATGGGCTTCGGCCCTATTTTGACTTGGTCATTTTTTTATGGCTTCCGCAGGAGATCCGTTTGAATCGATTAAGAGTTAGAGAATACGAGAGATATGGTGACGAAATTTTACCTGGTGGAAATAAATACGAAGCGAATCAGACTTTTATGGAGTGGGCCGCTTTATATGATACTGCAGGAGTTGAAGTCAGAAGCAAGGAACTACACGAGGAATGGATGTCCGCGTTGAAATGTCCTATTTTACGAATAGAAGGAGATTTAACTCCTCAAGAACGTGTTGAAGTCGTGCTGAATTATTTAAAGTTTATGGAATCAGGAGGAACTCATGATGATTAA
- a CDS encoding histidine phosphatase family protein — protein MSGKQFNAWVEAYNQSNIESGVFSNSELVWEVCLSSDLPRAIHTATQIYSGDIIYTQQLREIEIVAASQTEIKLHHSIWLALGRIAWYIGHSSQRESRGSTLLRTQAVIERLERDFGSSNVLIVTHGAFMKVLAQQLALRGYIGKRIFYPRNGELYLYEKDS, from the coding sequence ATGTCGGGAAAGCAATTCAACGCGTGGGTTGAGGCGTATAATCAATCTAATATTGAGTCTGGGGTGTTCAGTAATTCAGAGCTTGTTTGGGAGGTATGCCTTAGCAGTGATCTTCCTAGAGCTATTCATACGGCGACTCAGATCTACTCAGGCGATATTATCTATACTCAGCAGCTAAGAGAAATCGAGATCGTCGCAGCCTCGCAGACTGAAATTAAGCTACATCATTCGATTTGGTTAGCGCTGGGACGGATCGCTTGGTACATAGGTCATTCCTCGCAGCGTGAGAGTAGAGGGTCAACGTTACTTCGCACACAAGCAGTTATTGAGCGCTTAGAACGCGACTTTGGATCATCCAATGTACTCATAGTTACTCATGGCGCTTTTATGAAGGTATTAGCACAACAACTGGCCCTCAGAGGTTATATTGGAAAACGGATATTTTATCCACGGAATGGTGAACTGTATTTGTATGAAAAAGATTCTTAA